One Tursiops truncatus isolate mTurTru1 chromosome 3, mTurTru1.mat.Y, whole genome shotgun sequence DNA segment encodes these proteins:
- the MRPL34 gene encoding large ribosomal subunit protein bL34m → MAFSTRSVGRLLGPVSRSAALLGGRWLQPRAWLGLPDAWGLPAVQQTRGKARGNEYQPSNIKRKNKHGWIRRLSKPSGVQVILRRMHKGRKSLSH, encoded by the exons ATGGCTTTCTCGACCAGATCGGTGGGGCGCCTGTTGGGGCCAGTCAGTAGGTCAGCGGCGCTTTTGGGTGGCAG GTGGCTCCAGCCCCGGGCCTGGCTGGGGCTCCCCGACGCCTGGGGACTCCCCGCCGTGCAGCAGACCCGGGGCAAGGCGCGCGGGAACGAGTATCAGCCGAGCAACATCAAGCGCAAAAACAAGCATGGTTGGATCCGGCGCTTGAGCAAGCCAAGCGGCGTCCAGGTCATTCTTCGCCGCATGCACAAGGGTCGAAAATCATTGAGCCACTGA